The genomic stretch CCAACGGGCCTTCGGTCAAACTTGGCGCAGCACTGTTACGGCGGGCACAGCACGTGGAGGTCTGTCGAGCATCAGCCATTGCGAAAGGTGTAGCCATAACCGTTGATGGCCGGCGCGCCGCCGAGATGCGCGTAGAGTATCCTCGAGCCCTCTGGAAAAAAGCCTTTTTGGATGAGGTCAATCATCCCTTGCATCGATTTGCCCTCATAGACGGGATCGGTAATCATACCCTCGAGCCGCGCACACAGACGGATCGCCGCCTTGGTTTCCTCGGATGGAATGCCGTACCGCGGGTACGCGTAGTCTTCGAGCAGCACCACGTCATCCTCGACAGGTTCCGTTCCGAGCTCGACGAGGGTCGCTGTACGTCGGGCAATGCTTAGCACCTGCGCCTTGGTTTTTGCAGGCGTGGCAGAGGCATCGATACCGATCACCTTGCGCTGTCGACCGTCCTTGGCGAATCCGACGAGCATGCCGGCATGCGTTGAACCGGTGACCGTGCAAACGACCATGTAGTCGAAGCCAAACCCTAGCTGTTCCTCCTGGGCGCGCACTTCCTCCGCGAACCCCACATAGCCGAGGCCTCCATTCGGATGAACAGACGCCCCGGCCGGTATCGCATAAGGCCTGCCGCCCCTTGCCTTGACCTCATAGAGCGCTTTTTCCCAACTGTGCCGGATGCCGATGTCAAAGCCATCGTCGACCAGACGCACCTCTGCGCCCAAGATGCGGCTCAAGAGAATGTTGCCGACCCGGTCGTAGACGGCATCCTCATGGGGGACCCAGCTCTCGTGAACCAGGAGACATTTCATGCCGATCTTGGCGGCAACGGCTGCAACCATCCGCGTGTGGTTGGACTGCACGCCGCCGACGGTGACCAGGGTATCGGCATCCGACGCGATCGCGTCGGGGATGATGTATTCGAGCTTGCGGAGCTTGTTTCCGCCGAACGCGAGACCGGAGTTGCAGTCCTCGCGTTTGGCGTAGATCTCCACCTTGCCGCCCAGATGCTTGCCGAGCCGGTCGAGCTTCTCAATGGGTGTGGGTCCAAAGGTGAGCGGGTAACGTTCGAATTCTTCCAGCATATTCTCTCCGGCGATGATCATTCAGCTGAAATAGCCACGCAAAACTCGTTCCATAAGCGCTGCTTGGATTGGTCGGCCGCGCTCTTCGACCTGCCGTCAGAGCCTTGGCGATTTCCAGCGCTTTCCTTGCGACTGAACGAAGCGATCCACATGTCGGCATGCTGCGATGAGGCGACCATCGCCTAGGAAACCTACGACGACACGCGGTCGGCATCTGTGTTTTTGCCAGCTTTGCGAGCGCAGCTAGACCGCCAAACCAACATACTTCGATAAAAACGCAGTGGCTCTTGTTTGCGCTTGGATCGGCAGAACCGCACAGTTGCCGAGCCGAATTCTGCGAGGCGATTTTTGTGGCGCTCAACGCCTCACAGAAGTTTCAGCTGCTCGATCGAAGTACTCGTCTACCTGATCGAAACGGGTGCCAATGCCCTCGAAAGGCTGGCCTCGCCGCGGCCGTAAGTCGCCGCGTCATAGTTGACGAGCGTGTCGGTCCTGGCTGTATCCAGCAGCTGATTGGTGATTTGTGTCGGTGTTGCGGACGTGAACTTGCTGCCAAGGATGGCGGCATAGCCAGCCACTACAGGTGCCGCGAAAGACGTTCCGGATAGCCCAATCTTGTCGCTATCGACCCCCACCGTGAGGAAGTGGTTCTGCACCTCCGAATCTGAACCGGCGTAATTCGAATAGGAGGCGAGCTTCGCCTTGTTTTCGGGAGTGCCATTGCGCTCGAGCGCACCCACAAAGATTGTCGATTGCGTCCCAGTCAGCTCAAGAGCTAGGAAATCAATATCCCCTTCGGCCGGGGTACCTACCGCTACGGATTTGTTTCCGGCTGCCTTTGTGAAGACCGCGGCACCCGCCCGGGCCGCATCGACAATCGACTGCTCGAGCCGGTACCCGCTCACTGGGTTTTCAAGGGCATAGCTCAGATTAATGACATTGAGCCCCTCCTCCAGCGTCAGCGGAACTGCTTCCAAATAGTCGAGCTCGACTATCTTTGCGCCAGGCGCCACCATGCCGGCTGCTTGAGCGATCCACTGCCCATGTTGCCGCCATTGGGGGCCATAGCCGAGATCCCCAAACTCATCCATTTCACCTGTGAAGTCGTCTGCGACAGTCACCGATACGCCGGAACCGGTATAGCCCGATGCCCATGCTTCACCAATATCCAGGCTCATCCAGCAGAAGGTCCCGTCGGCATTTTGTGGGCAGCCCGAGCTACTGCTTTCCGTGGTTGGCGTTCCGGTCGTTCCTTTACCGCTGACCCGCGCATCGAGATCACCAGCAAAACCGGGTGCCGTCAGCAGGCACATGAAAAGACCGGCAACGAGTCCTACCGGGAACAATTGTGTTTTGTGCATAATAGACTTCCTGTCTGGATTGTTCTGCATCAACGAAATGTACCGCCTATGCCTTTCCCTATCTCTAGAATTCACCCCTGAACCGGAGATCGAGTTTCAATCGGCTTGGATTGATGTTTGCCATATATTTCAACGTGTCCGCAGGCCGGAGTTGCGACGCGGCCAGACGGCAATTCACTGTCTGGAAGCCGCCGACGGCGCCATAGTCAGCCGTGCAAGGTCGTTCCGTCAGGTTCCCGCCCAAAATCGAACTGACGGTGAGAGAAAGCGTCGTGGACGGTGTCGGTCGCTTTTGCAGAATAAGGCCGAGTTTCAAACCTGGCTCGATTCGGACCTTTTCGGCATGTTGGCCGGTGCTCGCGCCCCACAGGAGACCGAAATCATCCGACAGCTGCGTCAACATTTCGAATCGCATGTCGATCCATTTGCTATGGTACCACTTGTCGAAAGACACTTTGGTACCGCCCGACAGCTCGTATCCGCCTTGTTCCAGATGGTTGGCTGCCACGGTTAGCTCCGAACCCTGGTAAATGCCGACAAGGCTGGTCTCCTGTCCGTTCGCAGTTATCGGGCTGGCGAAGAATGCCATCACGAACAGGACGTAACTCGCCGACCGTATGCACATCTGCACCCCCCCTCGTTGGATCCGCCAGCAAATCATGTGATCGACACGCGTACTGCAGTCCCTTGCCGCATGTTCAACCACACGGAGGGTCCAGCCGCAGACGCATGGCCGCCAGCGGCCAACGTGTTCATTCGCAACAAATCTGTGATCTCCCGTCCTTCAATTTCGCCCGAGCCATCTCTTCGCTCTCCCTGGCAAGCAGCTCCCGCCCTCTCAACGGAAACGAGCAAAATTCATGCCGATCTAGATGACGGCGCCATAGAAGGAATAGTATGTTTGTTTTCAGCGGCTTAGACAAAACGTCCAAGACGCCGGCCAACCAAGGCCGTGTCGTCGAACCGACAAAGCCGACACAATTGCCGGATATTGACGAAAACGCTGAGCGTGACCCCTCCCGCATGGCAACACTCCCTTCTCGCTCCAGCCATGCGCCGGAGAGCCTCGAAACGGCTTTCATTTTCCATTCGACGCAATCCACTTCAGTCGGACATTGCGCCGCCCAATTTGAAGTTCTGTACGCGAATCGTCTGAAAAGGCATGCCCGGCAGAGACGGAGCTCCCTGCCGGGCCGGGTTCGCCTTGGGAGGCGGCGTAAGCTAGCGACTTTCGTGTCGGTGGGACCACTCAATCCGTGCGTTTTGCGCAATAACGAGCATCTGCCGTGCCAAGCCAAAAGCATTTAAAAACACCCGAGAGTCAGCTTCCTCTACGTTGCGTACCCGACATTGTCGGCTATCGGACAATGCCGAACGAGGCCTCTCGGCATCGACCTACACCTTAACCAGAGCGCACTCACCAGGCCGTTCGATGCCATTTCGACCTGGCGAACTGGTGGTGACCGGGTTTTAGCTCCGAACTGTTCGCAGGCTGACGGACAGGGCGTATGTTTACCTTCAATGCAGAGGGCGCGGCCACGAGAGACGGCGCGGCGAATGTGGCGGGCAGATGATCGCGAGGATCGCCACAATCGGCATGGCCGCGCCGTAGGCCAATCAGCCCCTCGGCGACCTCGCGTATGTGACGCCTCAGCAAGTGAGCCGTCGAGCCCACGAAGAACGAAGGTTAGACGCGTTTTTCCGGCTTTGGCCCAGACGTAGTTCATTGAGGCACTCGAGCGCCCTCAGGCGGTGCTTCGAAAACATCGCGGGCCAGGTCGCCTCGGCACGGAGGTAAATAGGGTGCGAGATATCCGCGCGGCAGCGGGCGACAGCAGGCCCGTCGCACGACATGGCAATGCCAAGAGCTCGAGCGGCGATACGGCGATGTCGCCGAGGATGCGGACAGCAGTTCGAGGATCAACACATCCGGCAGACTGGCAAATCAGCAGCCTGATATCTGTCCACAGGGCCGCACTCCAGATCGGCGTCCACTTATTGCCTCCGCTTGCATAGGCGCGACGAGGAGCGCTCGCCGGGCGGAGCTGGTCGGGTTGCGCAGCCCGGCGAGTGCGGATTGTTTGGGCGGTGGGCGCGTCAGGCGCGGTTCTTGAAGCTCATCATACGGCTGTGGCGAAGCCGGACATGTGCCGCCTTCACACATGTTAAGTTTTCCGGCGCTTCGTTCGCCTTCGAGATGAAGCAACCCGCGTGCCGCGCGCTGCGATCGACTACCATTGCCCGGAGAACCGAAACTGCATTCCCCTGGACGGTAGAACGATGAGAATGCCGTCGCCTTCGACCTTACCAGGGAACCTGGCCTGAATAATCAAACTTCAACAAAGGGATGAATCTGAGCTCTGATCTTGTGACGGCGCTCAAGGGAGGAGCAGCGATATGCCGAGCGTTTGATTGCGCCGTGGCACATCTTGAGTTTCATTCCAATGCTCATCGTCGCTCGACCGAACTTCCTGGGACCTATCGACAAGCTCAGCTTCTTGCCCGGCTTTGCCAGCGCAGCTGGATCGCCAAATCAGAAAGAGCACACTTGCGAAATAGCCCAGCTGAAGAAGTAGCGAACAGCCCAGCGTCGTGACGACTGCTAGACGGAACGAATGCGAGGCGAAGTAAACCGTCACAGCGTTGCCGCACAGGACCAGCCCGAGGAGCCGACAAAAGATGATGAAGCGCATGCCGTCCTCCTGATT from Mesorhizobium sp. 113-3-3 encodes the following:
- a CDS encoding S8/S53 family peptidase, with amino-acid sequence MHKTQLFPVGLVAGLFMCLLTAPGFAGDLDARVSGKGTTGTPTTESSSSGCPQNADGTFCWMSLDIGEAWASGYTGSGVSVTVADDFTGEMDEFGDLGYGPQWRQHGQWIAQAAGMVAPGAKIVELDYLEAVPLTLEEGLNVINLSYALENPVSGYRLEQSIVDAARAGAAVFTKAAGNKSVAVGTPAEGDIDFLALELTGTQSTIFVGALERNGTPENKAKLASYSNYAGSDSEVQNHFLTVGVDSDKIGLSGTSFAAPVVAGYAAILGSKFTSATPTQITNQLLDTARTDTLVNYDAATYGRGEASLSRALAPVSIR
- a CDS encoding exopolysaccharide production repressor protein, yielding MRFIIFCRLLGLVLCGNAVTVYFASHSFRLAVVTTLGCSLLLQLGYFASVLFLIWRSSCAGKAGQEAELVDRSQEVRSSDDEHWNETQDVPRRNQTLGISLLLP
- a CDS encoding 1-aminocyclopropane-1-carboxylate deaminase; translated protein: MLEEFERYPLTFGPTPIEKLDRLGKHLGGKVEIYAKREDCNSGLAFGGNKLRKLEYIIPDAIASDADTLVTVGGVQSNHTRMVAAVAAKIGMKCLLVHESWVPHEDAVYDRVGNILLSRILGAEVRLVDDGFDIGIRHSWEKALYEVKARGGRPYAIPAGASVHPNGGLGYVGFAEEVRAQEEQLGFGFDYMVVCTVTGSTHAGMLVGFAKDGRQRKVIGIDASATPAKTKAQVLSIARRTATLVELGTEPVEDDVVLLEDYAYPRYGIPSEETKAAIRLCARLEGMITDPVYEGKSMQGMIDLIQKGFFPEGSRILYAHLGGAPAINGYGYTFRNG